TTAACAAACTCCCATGGACAAGAGTAAGCGAGTCAACCTGATTCACACGAATTAGTTCATCAcaaattgagttaaaaaaaacttttttgtgagtcaaaaattttataacaaatatcaCATATTGGTGGATTAATAGGTTAAAtcatttatgaatattttgatttttaaatttattttatatatttattataatacaataaaaatatattaacttgattatcatttttcttataataataaaatcaaaacgtTTATCTAATTctccaaatattattataaaaataaaaattaaaaattaaaatataaatatatacaacgAGAtcagttaaatatttaaactatttaaatattattaaacaatataCTCATACGATCAAATTAtgaattcatataattaaaaataataactaattttaataaaaacttataaaaaattataaaaatactaataaatttagttattgaTAAATTAGAGATCAATTTATCTTCAATCTAATTCAAATCCGTTTACtctatgaattaaataaattgaatgcACTTCAAtccctattaaaaaaattaaaaaaaaataaattaaaccaaTCCAACACAAATTCGTAACGAGTCGGCATGATTCATCAATTTCATTATACTTATAATCATAGACCATTCTTCTAGCAAATAGAAACACACTTCACTTCAAAATCATTCACATATCCAAAACTCCGATACTATCTTGTGCCATAACATCACTGTACGAACAAAAGACTACATTGTCACTACTGCTGGTAACAATAATTTGACAAATCAATAATATTCTAGTGGTGAGTGAGAAAAGGAGAATAAGctgaataaataaatgaatttaacatttaactactcctataattttttaattctttatcaagataaaaaattctttataaaacaaaattaatctcCTAAATTATTCTTCCTATATCTTACGGTTAAGTTACACATAATTTAAGGGTATTCCGAAGTCCCTAAGCAGTGAAACGCAAATATGCAATGTAGTGAAAATTGTTTCTGCTCCACTCTCCACTGTCAGTGTCATGGTGGAGCTTCCCAAATCCCTCTCTTCCCACACTCTTCTCAAGCTGCTCAAAGCCCAGAAGTCCCTTCTCTCTGCCCTTAGCCTCTTCGACGACGCCACGCGCCGCCCCGGTTTTGTCCCCTCCTCCGCCGTCTTCCACCACATCCTCCGCCGCCTGGCCGCAGACCCCGCCCTCTTCCTTGCCCACGCGCCACGTATTGTCTCCTCCATTCGCTGCCCCTGCCACGAGGAGGTGCCCCTCGTCCTCCTCAAAGCCTACGCCAAATCCCGCATGCCCGACGAAGCCCTGCACGTGTTCCAAACCATGCCGCAAGTGTTCGGGTGCACCCCCACCGTACGCTCCTTCAACACCCTCCTCAACGCGTTCGTTGAATCGAACCAATGGGCACGGGCTGAGGGCTTCTTCAAGTACTTTGAATCCGCTCGCGTGTTGCCGAATGTTGAAACCTATAACGTTCTCATGAAGGTGTTGTGTAAAAAGCGTGAGTTTGAGAAGGTTAGGGAGTTGCTGACGTGGATGTCGGGTGCGGGGTTGAGCCCTGATAAGGTCACTTACGGTACTTTGATTGGTGCAACGGCGAAGAGTGGAGATTTGGGATTTGCGCTTGAAGTGTTCGATGAAATGCGTGAGCACGGGGTGGAACCTGATGTGGTCTGTTATAACATGATCATTGATGGGTTTTTCAAAAGTGGGGATTTTTTGAAGGCGAGTGAAATGTGGGAGAGGTTGTTGAGGGAAGAGTCGGTTTTTCCCAGTGTGGTGAGTTATAACGTGATGATTAGTGGCTTGTGTAAGTGTGGTAGGTTTGGTGAGGGTTTGGAGATATGGGAGCGGATGAAGAGGAATGACAGGAGGCATGATTTGTTTACGTATAGTACTTTGATACATGGGTTGAGTGAAGGGGGGGATTTGGATGGAGCTAGAAGGGTTTACGAGGAGATGGTTGGACGAGGTGTTAGGCCTGATGTTGTTACGTGTAATGCCATGCTTAATGGGTTGTGTAAGGCGGGGAAGGTTAAGGAATGTTTTGAATTGTGGGAGGAGATGGGGAACTGGGGTCTGCGGAACGTGAGAAGTTGTAACATATTTCTGAAGGGGTTGTTTGAGAATGGGAAGGTGGAGGAGGCCATGTCGATGTGGGGTGGTTTGTCGAAGGCGGATTCTGCTACGTTTGGTGTGGTGATTCATGGTTTGTGTAGGAATGGGCATGTGAATTGGGCTTTGCGGGTGTTGGAAGAGGCTGAACAGAAGGGAGGTGGTGTGGATGTGGATGCTTTTATTTACTCGTCAATGATAAACGCTTTGTGCAAAGAAGGGAGATTAGATGAGGTGAGTGGAGTCGTAGAACTTATGAATAAGCGTGGTTGTAAATTGAACATTCATGTTTGTAATGTGCTTATTGATGGGTTTGTTAAACATTCCAGACTTGATAGTGCTGTTAAAGCTTTTGGGGAAATGAGCAGCAAAGGTTGCTCACCAAATATTGTTTCCTATAATATTCTTATAAATGGATTACTGAGAGCTGGAAGATTTCGTGAGGCTTCTGATTATGTTAATGAAATGTTGCAAAAAGGGTGGAAACCAGATATTATCACATATAGTATGTTGATAGATAGTCTTTATGAGAACAGGATGGGGGAGGCAGCCGTTAGGTTGTGGCATCAGTTTCTTAACACAGGGCATATGCCTGATATTACTATGTACAACATTGTCATTCATAGACTTTGTTGTTCTGGGAAAGTGGAAGATGCTCTGCAGCTTTATTTAACGATGAGGCAGAGGAAATGTATTAGCCTTGTGACTTACAATACCATTATGGAGGGCTTTTACAAAGTTGGAAACTGCAAAATGGCATCAATGACTTGGGATCACATCTCAGCAGATGGGCTACAGCCCGACATCATCTCGTATAATATTACTCTTAAGGGGCTCTGTTCTTGTGGTAGAGTAACAGATGCAATTGAGGTTCTAAATGATGCTTTGGCGCATGGTGTTCTGCCAACGGCCATTACCTGGAACATATTAGTTAGAGCATTGATACTTTTCTGATGTGgactaattttttaatataattttttcagcATTTTTTCCACTAGTTGACAACATCAGCTACAAGCCTACTAGTATTATACTGAAGAACAAGTATTTTACTGGTCTCTCACAGGAAATGGGATTCCGGAGATGTTTAGGTATGCGACCAAGCAGCATTTTTGAGCATGCTTGTCATTTTTGAAGGAAATTTAAAGGCCCTGGGCAAACAGCTGCTGGCGATGGACTACATCTAATATTCAGGCACATTACGGTATTAGGTACTTGGGTGCAATGCAGCTTGTCTCTAGGATGCCTAAATTTTGGAGTTGACTGAACAGAAAAGGGTAATTTGTTTGGATTTTTGGGATATTTATCTGCCTCAGGCCTTATTGGGGAATTTCAGGCAGCAATTACTATACTTTTCTAATTGATTAGCCATGCTGTTAAGCTGTACagaaattaataacattttgtaGTCATTAGTTCTCGTTAATTGTTTATATGATAGGAGATACAGAGATAGTTAGCTTCCAAATGTACATTTCTAAAAGCTAGGATGATGATAAAAGtatgtttttctgttttaacaAAGGATATGAAAGAAAAGCATCGCACGGTAACCCAGTTACCCAGATTTTGGTGATTGTAGTTATATAACCAATATCTGTTGTTGTTGATGCCAAAGCAAAGCTGCATGATGTTATCAGGCCCAAGTTATAAGCTTCCACCTGGGTTTATTGCTCATGCAATATCCTTTAATAATTGTCTTTCCCAGAAACTCGCAGTCTACTCAGTAAAAAATTGAACTTCagttctttttctcttctgtaTTGGCCTTTCTTGTTTTTCCAGTTTCTGATGACATCGACTGTTCATAGATGAGCTGAGAAACTAAAGCCAGAACAATAGCTCCAAGAACTGCTTCCTTCCTCCAATCAGTTGATGGTGAGGCAATAGAATCAACTATTGCAAAGGTAAGAAGGCCAATAAAGAAGAGGTAAATGCCTTTTCTTGTTCTGCTACCAGCTTTTTCTCtggttacattttttattttttccgcCTCCTCTTTAGCTTTTGCTATGTCAACAGGTGCTTTCTTTCTAAGGTTCTTAAAGAATAGCCCTTCGTTTCTTCCATCCTCCATTTGAACTTCAAACTCATGCAGTTCCTTTTCGCGCTCTTCAATCTCTTGTCTGAAGAGTTCTGCAGATTCCTCAAACTCTACCTTCTGGCTCTCTATGTTTGCTGTTATCTGCCGAACACAAATGAACACAAGAAGAGGTCATTACTAAAACACCTTTCGCATGTAGATTTTTCTTCATCATTGCTTGATGATTGATCGGTTAGTGTATTTGGCACAAGAGACACAGTTTTGCCAAACCATTGTTTAAGTCTTTTCCTAGccaaaacaaaatacaaaatttcaataaatagtTAACTCAAAACTTGAAGCGTACTCTGGCACTAGCTTCATCTAATTCTTGGAGGGCATCTTCTCCAATCTTGTCAAACTCAGCCTTGGCTTCTTCACCAAACTTGGCTAAATATGCAGATCTCTCGTCTAGATAATTTGTGAGTCGGACTTTTTGAGTTTGAAGAATGGCAATTTGTGCTAGCAGTTCTTGCTTACGTATATCTCCTGGTTGGGGAGCTTGAGAATCAGATTCATTGGACTTGCAGAGACACATACTATAACCTTTTGTGTTGAGGGTTCTGCTGCTGTGGATGTTATACTTGATATTGGTAGGAGTGGAAGGATGAATGAATTTGAGGGCAATCATCTTTTCATGACAGGGGAAGCATGTATTTGCATTGCATGGGTTGGAAAACAATGAAGGGAAACAAGGGAGAGAGGAGGCTCTTCAAGACCAGAATTTTGGTTGCGCTGGCTTCCAGTATTTTGGACCTCTTGTTTTCTGAACATTATCTGTACAAGGAAGGAGACATTTTTATTAGAAAGATAGAACTATGTTATATTAGTACTTTATCACACACTTGAAATTACGGGATGTTGTGTACGATCCAGAAACAAACGTATGAGCcaaaaaaaatgtatactttaattgaatttattttatatcctTGTTCATGTTACATTATTTTcaatccaaatttaaaaatcaatttatttcaatttagatTGAACCAATATGAatgaacatatattttattaattataatactaTTCACACTTGTTCACGTAAATGTTCGTTAAAGTTTTTCTCTTTAGTCTTATATTGTAAAttgtattacttttattttttgttataaggCACATTATTGAAGTCCAAAACATAGGTGAATTAGTTAATTTCATTTGTATTTCATcttctaaaatttcaaaattattgatttgtagtctttgaaaatataaatcaagtaaattttaatcttaggtcgtttaatatttttattttgttttaattctttaacgatttgaaattattatttttggtttgtaaagatttatttacaatagataaataatatttattttacagatttaaattttgttaggaaGTTAAAATTATACGAAAGATGCTAACTAGTGTTAGCTTAAATAGACACTTGGTTTTCTTATTAAACATTTAAGTTATTAACCAATGTCATTAGGTAGAAAttctaaatgaaattttaacatTTGGAAAGGTTAAAatggattattatttttttaacagggactaaaattaaagtttgataactttacaaaatataaaacatattaaagttttaattttattatatatatatatatatatatatatatatatatatatatatatatatatatatatatatgtgtgtgtatgtgtgtgtatctCTGCAAATGCAAAGGGAGGACCACTACATTAACTTAAAGAACGACCTATGAGACCACTATCAACCATCAACGACAACTTTTCCCACAAAACACTTTAACCCATACTTAAAACCCCCCAAAAATCGACAAGGATcataaacaaacaattaaagaaattcacaaAATATAAGACTCAAACCGACAACGATCATAAACATACTAACCTCTATTTCACGATTTTGGTTCTTCACCTTCAATGACAGCCAAATTTACGAACCTTGCACCAGCAGCTTTCTCCTAATTCACAATTTTGATTCTTCACCTTGTAACCTAACCCCTATTTTTAACTTCTGTACAAAGAAACCCCAAATTCTTTTTAACCTAACCCCAAAATTtgaataacattttcattttaatttcaaatgtaaaaaaagaaaaagaaaaagacacaTAATGAGGCTTCGACCAGTGTAGAAGTGACACCTTATGAGCCTTGGACCAGGTGGCAGCTCTGACGTTAAGATTTTAACGGAGTTAGCCAAAAGGACTAACGTGCACAGTTTTTTTCAAGAAGTGGGACTACttgttacattttaaaaaaggtaggaTGCTTTTGAACAAAACCCCTCTttcgagggaccaaaataggtattaagcctatatatatatatatatatatatatatatatatatatatatgtgtgtgtgtgtgtgtgtgtttgtgttatttttttttttgtattataaaaataaaaataaaaataaataatttttacaagtttattgtagataattattaaatttgtttttaaaaaatagtcaaataaaaaattattaattttaaaaaaatcaattaagttgtaAAATCagtaaaatgattattttaatttaaaaaatattttttgtttcgaCGAATATTTTGTGGGATCGAGACACTGACTTGGATGACGTGGCTTTACTGCTTGCTGGCACTTGGATGGACTACACTGTTTGTTCCTTCTGTACTTCGGCCATTCGCTCTCCTTCAGTGCGGATTGTCTGACGTTCTCCGAGCTCTGAACGGGgtgggaggtacctgcaaaggcactccgactctcaagttaggcgtgtagGGTGGAAGAACCTCAGTTCTTATTAGAATGATTCTTAGTGTAAGAGAGTTGATAGTAGAATTTCTGTGTGGATAGAGTGTGAGTAGAGTATGCAAGAAGCGTACCTGGCTTGTGCCCttggctctctatttataatttgtcttatGGACCTTGAACTAacataagcccaataaaatataaacagaataaaatataaacaacttaCTTGGTTATTCATAAACAACTTTACCtatatctttaatcagatattatttgattctcaatatctttaataagataccTTTTAAATTGGAGGCCAATAATAATAAGAGTTGGCGCAATTTCGGCCCAGCGTGATGATCGGTCCACTATTTCGTGTAACCAATCGTTCGTTACTAGTATCCGGTCGTTATAACCGACCGTAAGGATATCatatcgtacatcatcccccaaagTTCGAGTTAAACGTAAGGTTTTAGCCCCGGTTAACTATAGGACTTTTTATGAGAAATTGGTTGCATTTTAACTGGTGGCAGGACGTTCGGTTTACAGAGACGTGTCAGATGGTGAAATAGATGGACTAAGTCGGTCTTTTAAGTGGATCTGGAATGACACAACTATGTTGTCGTTTAGCGTCATGGTTATGATTAATGTTTTCGTGCCTTCGGGGTAGTGGCAAAGTCGCCAAAATAGAGCCGTTagatcatttttcatctaacgGTGTGGATTATATGACTGCTTCATTAGTTTCACGCATTAATGAAATAGGTCTTCGCAGACGAACCCAACCATCGTCTTTGCATTTGCTTCTTCGCGATAGTGTCTAAAGTTTCTCTTCTTCCAACCGCAAGTCTTCTCCTTCCAACCGCATTTGCATCAAGCTTTCATCTTCTGTCCACGTAACCATGGCTTCCTTTTCACCTGTTTATTCACTGTCGGAGAGTGAGGAAAGGGGGCGTGAGGGCTCGACAAACGTATCTGAGGACACTCAGACAGAAGTTATTAGTTCCATTTCATCCCTGCTGAGTGGGGACAAAGTGTTTGTGGGTGGTGGAGTCACCGTTTGACAGTCCTGAAGAGGGTTGTTTGTCTTCACACGTAGATTACAAGTGGACTTCTCGTGATGTAGGCGAGCATAGTAGTCTGTTTGTTAACAGGGTCGTGTTGctagattggataaataataatagtgtTCTTACTGCCCTAGGTTATAATTCTGCAATGAGACTCATTGCTTGTAGAAGAGATGAAAGGGTCTTTCATGGAGAAGGTATAGCGGGTGGGGactgtttttacttttattcatgCGTGCTCTTTGATCTGTATGTTAGGTTACCCTTCACTAGATTTTAGATGGATGTTTTATGAGCCTTGAATGTAGCCCCTTCTCAGTTGCACCTAAATAGTTGGGGTTATATTCAAGTGTTCGGTGTTTTGTGCCAGGCCTTAGACATTTAGCCGACAAATTATTCCTATATTTCTTTAAGACGCGCCTTAATGCCAAGAGGGGTTGGGTGTCATTGAGTTTCGTCTCCAAAAACGTCATCCTACTTTTTGTCGAGTTATATAAGGATTTCAAGaaccaatttttcaaaatctctatTACCGAATTGGGTCGTCCATTTTTCTTGTGTGAAGACAGTAGTCCTATGTTTCCGTTGTATTTGACCAAGAACCTGCGGACGGTGACCTTTTGGCCTCTAGATGATATGACTGACATTGAGCGGAGAGATTTGGATGTACTGGTCGAGTTGCCTCGCCTGTTTTCCTCACGGAAGATAGTCAACTGCCTTAGATACAATAACTTCAAGTTGAAGGTGTTTGGTATGTTCTTTGACTGATCACTTTTAGAGTTTATACTATGGTTTCTAATCTGTGTTTGTTGGTGATTTTTTGCAGAAATTATGGGGAAAAAAGGTGATCGAGATTGGTTTACCTTTGCCAAGACCGAAAGTAAGGTCGGAGGCTCGTCTAGTGCATCCGCTCGTCCCGAGGTTCCTACAAAGATTTTGGTTGTTTGTGTTGACGATCCACCACCTTCCCCTGAACAATCGTTGACCAGGAAAAGGAAGGCCGATCGGGTCGTAGATGAACAGAGAGTGTCCCAAAAAGGGAAGAAGACTATGGAAGAACAAACGGATCCTGCTGTCGATTGGTCCCTGCCAGGCGGCATGTGGGATCCCGACTTCGACCTTATACATAAGATTGATTTCAATTTCGACCCCGCTGAAGAAAAAGTGATGTCCGAGCTTTCTGAGCAGAATATGGCAAAGCTTTGCCTGGATTTCCTGTTGCGAGGATCAGCTGCTGCTTTCAAGCTAGCCTACGCCTCCAACAGGGGAAATATGCATGTGGAGGTTGAACGTTTGAAGAAGCAATTGGATGAAACCAAAACCGCCCTTTAAGAGGCTAATGTTGCCCACACTGAGT
This genomic interval from Vigna radiata var. radiata cultivar VC1973A chromosome 8, Vradiata_ver6, whole genome shotgun sequence contains the following:
- the LOC106772220 gene encoding pentatricopeptide repeat-containing protein At3g09060; translation: MVELPKSLSSHTLLKLLKAQKSLLSALSLFDDATRRPGFVPSSAVFHHILRRLAADPALFLAHAPRIVSSIRCPCHEEVPLVLLKAYAKSRMPDEALHVFQTMPQVFGCTPTVRSFNTLLNAFVESNQWARAEGFFKYFESARVLPNVETYNVLMKVLCKKREFEKVRELLTWMSGAGLSPDKVTYGTLIGATAKSGDLGFALEVFDEMREHGVEPDVVCYNMIIDGFFKSGDFLKASEMWERLLREESVFPSVVSYNVMISGLCKCGRFGEGLEIWERMKRNDRRHDLFTYSTLIHGLSEGGDLDGARRVYEEMVGRGVRPDVVTCNAMLNGLCKAGKVKECFELWEEMGNWGLRNVRSCNIFLKGLFENGKVEEAMSMWGGLSKADSATFGVVIHGLCRNGHVNWALRVLEEAEQKGGGVDVDAFIYSSMINALCKEGRLDEVSGVVELMNKRGCKLNIHVCNVLIDGFVKHSRLDSAVKAFGEMSSKGCSPNIVSYNILINGLLRAGRFREASDYVNEMLQKGWKPDIITYSMLIDSLYENRMGEAAVRLWHQFLNTGHMPDITMYNIVIHRLCCSGKVEDALQLYLTMRQRKCISLVTYNTIMEGFYKVGNCKMASMTWDHISADGLQPDIISYNITLKGLCSCGRVTDAIEVLNDALAHGVLPTAITWNILVRALILF
- the LOC106772221 gene encoding myosin-11-like, coding for MIALKFIHPSTPTNIKYNIHSSRTLNTKGYSMCLCKSNESDSQAPQPGDIRKQELLAQIAILQTQKVRLTNYLDERSAYLAKFGEEAKAEFDKIGEDALQELDEASARITANIESQKVEFEESAELFRQEIEEREKELHEFEVQMEDGRNEGLFFKNLRKKAPVDIAKAKEEAEKIKNVTREKAGSRTRKGIYLFFIGLLTFAIVDSIASPSTDWRKEAVLGAIVLALVSQLIYEQSMSSETGKTRKANTEEKKN